One window of the Triticum dicoccoides isolate Atlit2015 ecotype Zavitan chromosome 3B, WEW_v2.0, whole genome shotgun sequence genome contains the following:
- the LOC119280468 gene encoding thioredoxin H-type-like, translated as MSLTTNVDVFKPPRRGYYWSYYIITSSQELESALAQTYPVVLMFWASWNEPCRVMMRPFRAMAVAKRWAAIFCQVDVDKFKDIMERYRVEALPTFLLLKQGMEKGRVVGAKVRDLSTIIMANI; from the exons ATGTCATTGACCACCAATGTCGATG TGTTTAAGCCGCCCCGCAGAGGCTATTACTGGAGCTATTACATCATCACAAGCTCTCAAGAGCTAGAGTCCGCCCTGGCGCAAACCTATCCG GTGGTGCTCATGTTCTGGGCGAGCTGGAACGAGCCGTGCAGGGTGATGATGAGACCCTTCAGGGCCATGGCCGTGGCTAAGAGGTGGGCCGCCATATTCTGCCAGGTGGACGTCGACAAGTTCAAA GATATCATGGAGCGGTACCGAGTGGAGGCGCTGCCGACGTTCTTGCTGCTCAAGCAAGGCATGGAGAAGGGCAGGGTCGTCGGCGCCAAGGTCCGGGACCTCAGCACCATCATCATGGCCAACATATGA
- the LOC119280469 gene encoding probable glucomannan 4-beta-mannosyltransferase 11 produces the protein MAMAATAGLWAEVPVRLDWATVAAQCSLAGEQARAFLVVPALRLLVLLSLAMTVMILLEKLFVAAVCYAAKAFGHRPESRYRWRPITASACKTGGDDEEDGIVVVGSGSGSAAFPVVLVQIPMYNEREVYKVSIGAACALDWPSDRMVIQVLDDSTDPVVKELVNTECQRWKGKGVNIRYEVRGNRKGYKAGALKQGLMRDYAQECEFIAMFDADFQPESDFLLRTVPFLVHNPAIALVQTRWKFVNSDKCLLTRFQEMSLDYHFKFEQEAGSIVYSFFGFNGTAGVWRISAINDAGGWEDRTTVEDMDLAVRTSLLGWKFVYVGAVKVKSELPSTFKAYRFQQHRWSCGPANLFKKMLLDILKNKKVSFWSKLHLLYDFFFVGKIAAHTVTFIYYCFAIPVSVFFPEIQIPLWGVVYVPTIITLCKALGSPSSFHLVILWVLFDNVMSLHRIKATITGLLDTRRVNEWVVTEKLGDANKTEPAMEGLDDVQVIDVELSTPLVPKLEKRRTRLWDKYNCSEIFVGTFIIICGCYDVLYAKKGYYIYLFIQGLAFLVIGFEYIGTRPPSTE, from the exons atggccatggcggcgACAGCGGGGCTGTGGGCGGAGGTGCCGGTGCGGCTGGACTGGGCGACCGTGGCCGCGCAATGTTCATTGGCCGGGGAGCAAGCGCGGGCGTTCCTGGTGGTGCCGGCCCTGCGGCTGCTGGTGCTCCTGTCGCTGGCCATGACCGTGATGATCCTGCTCGAGAAGCTCTTCGTCGCCGCCGTGTGCTACGccgccaaggccttcgggcacaggCCCGAGAGCCGGTACCGGTGGCGGCCGATCACCGCATCAGCATGCAAAACTGGCGGCGATGACGAGGAGGACGGCATTGTCGTCGTCGGCAGCGGCAGTGGCAGCGCGGCGTTCCCCGTGGTACTGGTGCAGATCCCCATGTACAACGAGCGCGAG GTGTACAAGGTGTCAATCGGAGCGGCATGCGCGCTGGACTGGCCGTCGGACCGCATGGTGATCCAGGTGCTTGACGACTCCACCGACCCCGTTGTAAAG GAGTTAGTGAACACCGAGTGCCAGAGATGGAAGGGCAAAGGTGTGAACATCAGGTACGAGGTCAGAGGAAACCGCAAGGGGTACAAGGCCGGTGCGCTCAAGCAAGGGCTGATGCGCGACTATGCGCAGGAGTGCGAGTTCATCGCCATGTTCGACGCCGACTTCCAGCCTGAGTCCGACTTCCTCCTGCGGACCGTCCCCTTCCTTGTGCACAATCCTGCCATTGCCCTCGTCCAGACTCGCTGGAAATTCG TTAATTCGGATAAGTGTTTGTTGACAAGGTTCCAAGAGATGTCACTGGACTACCATTTCAAGTTTGAGCAGGAGGCTGGGTCCATAGTGTACTCGTTTTTTGGCTTCAATG GAACAGCTGGTGTTTGGAGGATCTCGGCAATCAATGATGCCGGGGGGTGGGAGGACCGGACGACGGTGGAGGACATGGACCTGGCTGTTCGTACATCGCTGCTGGGCTGGAAGTTCGTGTATGTAGGCGCCGTCAAA GTCAAGAGTGAGCTGCCAAGCACATTCAAGGCATACCGATTTCAGCAACACAGGTGGTCATGTGGACCAGCAAACCTGTTCAAGAAAATGTTGTTAGATATTCTAAAGAACAAG AAAGTGTCATTTTGGAGCAAACTCCACCTGTTGTATGACTTTTTTTTCGTTGGGAAGATCGCTGCTCATACGGTGACATTCATCTACTATTGCTTTGCGATCCCGGTGTCCGTTTTCTTCCCTGAGATTCAGATACCTCTCTGGGGTGTGGTCTACGTTCCAACTATTATCACCCTCTGCAAGGCTCTTGGATCACCAAG TTCATTTCATCTGGTGATCCTTTGGGTCCTCTTTGATAATGTGATGTCATTGCACCGGATAAAGGCCACAATAACTGGTCTTCTCGACACTAGACGAGTCAATGAGTGGGTTGTCACTGAGAAATTGGGAGATGCCAACAAGACAGAGCCAGCCATGGAAGGATTAGATGATGTGCAAGTGATTGATGTCGAGCTATCGACGCCCCTAGTACCAAAGCTCGAGAAGAGGCGAACACGATTATGGGACAA GTACAACTGCTCAGAGATTTTTGTTGGAACCTTCATAATTATATGTGGATGCTACGATGTGCTTTACGCAAAGAAAGGATACTACATCTACCTCTTCATTCAAGGCCTAGCATTCCTCGTCATCGGTTTTGAGTACATTGGGACACGCCCTCCTAGCACTGAATAA